One Drosophila virilis strain 15010-1051.87 chromosome 5, Dvir_AGI_RSII-ME, whole genome shotgun sequence DNA window includes the following coding sequences:
- the LOC6627194 gene encoding lipase 3, which translates to MRVCLVYMILGYGLQFAFSLDAICRIVQRNRAECEVHRVQTVDGYQLTVQRIPPPRNQSCPTLQPFVLMHGLIGSAGDFVAAGRASALAFQLHARCFDVWLPNARGTTESRRHRTLSARQPAFWDFSWHEIGVYDLPAIVEHVLAVTGQRQLHYVGHSQGTTVLLVLLAQRPDFNARFASVALLAPIAYLQHLSSPPLRLLASDPAGVTLLLNQLGLHELLPATPLSQVGGQFICSPALPTYALCTLLTSLYVGFSEYPLDRSIFPRILETTPAGISRGQLLHFGQLINSGKFQQYDYSSARLNSLRYGQATPPTYQLENVRLNLMLFYGNRDALSSRRDVQHLVRELRNSRVKLYQVRGYNHIDFLYATTAPQMIYERIIQHARHIN; encoded by the exons atgcgtgtgtgtctggTTTATATGATATTGGGATATGGACTCCAATTTGCGTTCAGTCTTGATGCCATTTGCCGAATTGTGCAGCGCAATCGGGCGGAGTGTGAGGTGCATCGTGTGCAAACCGTGGATGGGTATCAGCTGACCGTACAACGTATTCCGCCGCCGCGCAACCAAAGCTGCCCCACACTACAGCCATTCGTGCTGATGCATGGTCTTATCGGTTCGGCGGGCGATTTTGTGGCTGCGGGTCGCGCAAGCGCCTTAGCGTTCCAACTGCATGCACGCTGCTTCGATGTCTGGTTGCCCAATGCACGGGGCACCACAGAATCCCGGAGACATCGCACATTGTCGGCCAGGCAGCCAGCCTTTTGGGATTTTAGCTGGCATGAGATTGGCGTCTACGATTTGCCCGCCATTGTGGAGCATGTGCTGGCCGTGACGGGTCAGCGACAGCTGCACTATGTGGGCCATTCGCAGGGCACCACAGTGCTGCTCGTGCTACTGGCACAACGGCCCGACTTTAATGCGCGATTTGCGAGTGTTGCGCTGCTGGCGCCAATTGCGTATTTGCAGCACTTGAGCAGCCCGCCGTTGCGTTTGCTGGCCAGCGATCCGGCTGGCGTCACG ctgctgctgaatcAGCTTGGCCTGCACGAGCTGCTGCCCGCCACGCCGCTGAGCCAGGTGGGCGGGCAGTTCATCTGCAGTCCAGCGCTGCCCACCTATGCGCTCTGCACGCTCCTCACATCGCTCTATGTGGGCTTCAGCGAATATCCGCTGGATCGT AGCATATTCCCACGCATTCTGGAGACGACACCGGCGGGCATCTCACGTGGTCAACTGCTGCACTTTGGGCAGCTCATCAACAGCG GTAAATTCCAACAGTACGACTATAGCTCGGCACGGCTCAACTCGCTGCGCTATGGCCAGGCCACACCACCCACCTATCAGCTGGAAAATGTGCGCCTAAACCTTATGCTCTTCTATGGTAACCGGGATGCATTGTCCAGCCGACGGGATGTGCAGCATTTGGTGCGAGAGTTGCGCAACAGTCGGGTCAAGCTCTACCAGGTGCGGGGCTATAATCACATTGATTTCCTCTATGCGACCACGGCGCCGCAGATGATCTACGAACGTATCATACAACACGCCAGGCACATAAATTGA